In Chanodichthys erythropterus isolate Z2021 chromosome 9, ASM2448905v1, whole genome shotgun sequence, a genomic segment contains:
- the LOC137027018 gene encoding tumor necrosis factor receptor superfamily member 14-like, which translates to MRHVCSVHTLTEQTWIYTLTMFTLRSTILTIIISLNYELCFCRCAHAEYEIDEQCCPMCTPGNHVLWHCTDHISTTCAPCPPLTFSDEPNGLMKCFPCILCDANQGLRVNKECSRSSDTVCGPLERFYCIEKNKGSCRFAVKHSECSPGQYIKQAGTGSTDTVCADCTGGTYSNGSFSSCLPHTKCDAMGLPETNPGTQSSDCECGNPPANLATIAISVIFPLIIIIIIIVGLCVFKIRCRLFRRRNGNTLCNNYKLGIITCN; encoded by the exons ATGAGACATGTTTGCTCAGTGCACACATTAACTGAACAGACTTGGATCTACACATTGACCATGTTCACTTTAAGGAGTACTATTCTTACAATTATAATTTCTCTTAACTATGAACTTTGTTTTTGTCGATGTGCTCATGCTGAATATGAGATAGACGAGCAGTGCTGCCCCATGTGTACCCCTG GAAACCATGTTCTTTGGCACTGCACAGATCACATCAGCACAACTTGTGCTCCATGCCCTCCATTAACTTTCTCTGATGAACCAAACGGCCTCATGAAATGTTTTCCCTGTATTCTATGTGATGCAA ACCAAGGTTTAAGAGTGAATAAAGAATGCAGTCGGTCATCAGATACTGTTTGTGGGCCGCTGGAGAGATTCTActgtattgaaaaaaataaaggcAGCTGTAGATTTGCTGTGAAACACTCTGAATGCAGCCCTGGACAATATATCAAACAAGCAG GGACTGGCTCCACAGATACTGTGTGTGCTGACTGTACTGGGGGCACGTATTCAAATGGATCTTTTTCATCCTGTTTACCACACACAAA ATGTGATGCAATGGGACTTCCTGAAACAAATCCAGGAACACAGTCATCTGACTGTGAATGTGGAAATCCCCCTGCTAATTTAGCAACCATTGCTATTAGTGTTATATttcctttaataataataataataattatagtaGGCCTATGTGTTTTCAAAATTAGATGTAGGCTATTCAGAAGAAGAAATGGTAACACATTatgtaataactataaattaggcataattacatgcaactaa
- the dffb gene encoding DNA fragmentation factor subunit beta produces MQTCGERETFAVQRTADCGRQNMHKITKPKLVKIRSSNQSKKYGIAAVNLKELVKKGCNLLKVSSSGVQVCLYEDGTVVTEEYFQNLPDNTELVLLPEGQSWNGLVHEINQVLGLDRHTDLLISAAKDLLSDEQSPKRRRILGDLLRNLRDNSEVESREEDKEWFEGIDARFKTKSAYMKYNCESRIRGYLKEVDGYTRTIPNAKTKSEYKKVVEILAEKLKAARYNGTYFDRSEKDVHRLCTEEGWFSCQGAFNENNCTFLHSINPYGNRESRILFSTWNLDHLIEKKRTVIPALAEALNGNKSGDINVDYFYKLLFTRENLKLVHIVCHKKGAHELSCDSRKIYKRVRRTVK; encoded by the exons ATGCAGACATGCGGCGAAAGAGAAACTTTCGCAGTACAACGGACAGCGGACTGCGGAAGACAAAATATGCACAAAATAACAAAACCCAAGCTGGTAAAGATCAGAAGTTCCAACCAGTCCAAGAAATACGGAATTGCGGCTGTTAACCTGAAGGAGCTGGTTAAAAAAGGATGTAATTTACTAAAG GTGTCCAGCTCCGGAGTACAGGTTTGCTTGTACGAGGATGGAACGGTAGTTACCGAAGAATATTTTCAAAATCTTCCCGATAACACAGAACTTGTTCTCCTGCCCGAGGGACAGAGCTGGAATGGGC TTGTTCATGAAATAAATCAGGTCCTGGGATTGGACAGACACACAGACCTTCTGATCAGTGCGGCAAAAGATCTTCTGTCAGATGAACAGTCTCCCAAACGGCGCAGAATACTGGGAGACCTTCTGAGGAACCTGAGGGACAATTCAGAGGTGGAGAGCAGAGAAGAAGACAAGGAATGGTTTGAAG GTATTGATGCCCGGTTTAAAACCAAGTCTGCTTACATGAAGTATAACTGTGAGAGCAGAATCCGAGGATATTTGAAAGAG GTTGATGGATATACGCGGACTATTCCAAATGCCAAGACAAAAAGTGAATATAAAAAGGTGGTGGAGATCTTGGCAGAGAAACTGAAGGCTGCACGATACAACGGCACCTATTTTGACAGATCGGAGAAGGACGTCCACAGGCTCTGCACTGAAGAGGGCTGGTTCTCCTGCCAG GGTGCCTTTAATGAGAACAACTGCACATTTCTCCACTCAATAAACCCGTATGGGAACCGCGAGAGCAGAATCCTCTTCAGCACCTGGAATCTGGACCACCT gataGAAAAGAAGAGGACTGTGATCCCTGCACTCGCTGAGGCACTGAATGGTAATAAGAGCGGAGATATAAACGTGGATTATTTCTACAAACTGTTGTTCACAAGAGAGAATCTCAAGCTGGTTCACATCGTCTGCCATAAGAAAGGGGCCCATGAGCTCAGCTGTGACTCCCGAAAAATCTACAAGCGGGTCAGGAGGACTGTGAAATGA
- the c9h1orf174 gene encoding UPF0688 protein C1orf174 homolog: MRAKQTVVGSHRQRVCGAVSLNPPGVKSSVKKAVRRRILRGLAQRSASVIASAARQMAGDGDEAKRLPKRPFHGEVEENSSANINQNVNIQPGKKTPGERRGKENSAAKCSGSAEVKMDQTVHSAQTREDPSIFFDEDSNHIFPVEQFFGNLDVVQDYPRRTPGSKRMSRREYRSMHYYAKEDSEDEHL; the protein is encoded by the exons ACTGTCGTTGGAAGCCACAGACAGCGAGTGTGCGGCGCTGTCTCTTTAAACCCGCCCGGTGTGAAAAGTTCAGTCAAG AAGGCGGTGAGGAGGAGAATTCTGCGCGGTTTGGCGCAGAGATCAGCGTCTGTTATCGCGAGCGCAGCGCGGCAGATGGCTGGCGACGGCGACGAGGCCAAACGTCTCCCAAAGAGACCGTTTCACGGCGAAGTAGAGGAGAACTCCAGCGCGAACATTAATCAGAACGTCAACATTCAGCCCGGGAAAAAGACTCCGGGTGAACGGCGCGGTAAGGAGAACTCTGCCGCCAAGTGTAGCGGCTCTGCAGAGGTGAAGATGGACCAGACCGTTCACAGTGCCCAAACGCGAGAGGACCCGAGCATTTTCTTCGACGAGGACAGCAATCACATTTTCCCAGTGGAGCAGTTCTTTGGGAACCTGGATGTTGTTCAG GATTACCCACGCAGAACCCCAGGAAGCAAGAGAATGAGTCGGAGAGAGTACAGGAGCATGCATTACTATGCCAAAGAGGACAGCGAAGATGAGCATCTATGA